From Xenopus tropicalis strain Nigerian chromosome 3, UCB_Xtro_10.0, whole genome shotgun sequence, the proteins below share one genomic window:
- the LOC108645441 gene encoding uncharacterized protein LOC108645441: MNVLLQLEQLNRETDPESGRVGVSLSESKSRFRSKSTFYPTHLRDNIVNMFQKNVETELSLLHETTSDLPSRNNLTMKEKRALNTLKNDHNIVIRKADKGGQIVILNKSDYVFEAHRQLSDRETYLPLEKSPLNIYASELDALLQEASSFNIIDDKLIAYIKKDTPKSAIFHHLPKIHKKERPPVGRPIIAGIGSLGENLCEFIDHFLQPLVLRLPSYLRDSGHLLHSLNNYQWNLPNLKWASIDVASLYSCIPHDLGLQAIEFHLNQYSTYDSNFITFLLKSIYFLLTHNFFYFDKKYYLQCRGTAMGAKFAPSYANLFLGWWEELHIYSENNHFSDNIQYYGRYIDDIIIIWSGTDEQFNDFIKHINTNNYNLQFTSEIHHTSINFLDITLSTFNHSVTSTIFRKECSANTLLEATSCHPRHSILNIPYSQFLRIRRICSEETEFMSQSTDLYYRLLDRGYPKKNIIKAFERAATVDRSSLFDRYKTCDSKKFKHKKNVHKKDNASLTCILTYSPQLNMIEKIINNNLTILKTDPILRQILNKGHRFVTRKTETLNFQEEEKIEDSR; the protein is encoded by the exons ATGAATGTACTTCTTCAACTTGAACAATTGAACAGAGAAACTGACCCCGAATCGGGTAGAGTCGGAGTTAGCCTCTCTGAGTCAAAGAGTAGATTTAGATCTAAATCCACTTTTTACCCTACACATCTCAGAGACAATATTGTAAATATGTTTCAAAAAAATGTAGAAACTGAACTATCTTTATTACATGAAACTACAAGTGATTTACCATCTAGGAATAACCttacaatgaaagaaaaaaggGCACTTAATACTTTGAAAAATGACCACAATATAGTTATTCGAAAAGCAGATAAGGGAGGCCAAATTGTTATACTTAATAAATCAGACTATGTTTTTGAGGCCCATAGACAACTTTCTGACAGAGAGACATACTTACCTCTTGAAAAAAGTCCCCTAAATATATATGCTTCAGAGCTTGATGCTCTGTTACAAGAGGCATCAAGTTTTAACATCATAGATGATAAACTTATTGCCTACATTAAAAAGGATACACCAAAATCAGCCATTTTTCACCATTTgcctaaaatacacaaaaaagagAGACCACCAGTAGGACGCCCTATTATAGCTGGTATTGGTTCACTAGGTGAAAACTTGTGCGAATTTATAGATCATTTTCTACAGCCCCTAGTTCTAAGACTTCCTAGTTATCTTAGAGATAGTGGTCACTTATTACACTCTCTTAATAACTATCAATGGAATTTACCTAATCTAAAATGGGCTTCGATTGATGTTGCTTCCTTATACTCATGCATTCCCCATGACCTTGGCCTACAGGCTATTGAATTTCATTTAAACCAATACAGCACTTACGACTCCAACTTTATCACTTTTTTattaaaatctatatattttcttctcacacataattttttctattttgataAAAAGTACTATCTACAATGCAGAGGCACGGCCATGGGGGCCAAATTTGCACCCTCCTACGCGAACCTTTTTttaggttggtgggaggagttACACATATATAGTGAGAATAATCATTTTTCTGATAATATTCAATATTATGGACGCTATATTGatgatattataattatttggtcCGGCACGGATGAACAATTTAATGATTTCATTAAACACATCAATACCAATAACTATAATTTACAATTCACTTCTGAAATACATCACACTAGTATTAATTTTTTGGATATCACACTTAGCACTTTTAACCATTCGGTCACTAGCACTATTTTTCGAAAAGAATGTTCAGCTAACACACTTCTGGAAGCTACATCATGTCATCCAAGGCATTCCATTCTTAATATTCCATATAGTCAATTTCTGCGTATTAGACGTATTTGCTCTGAAGAAACTGAATTCATGTCCCAGTCTACTGACCTTTATTATAGATTACTTGATAGAGGTTATCCAAAGAAGAACATCATAAAAGCTTTTGAGAGGGCTGCCACTGTAGATAGATCCAGCCTTTTTGATAGATATAAAACCTGTGATTCAAAGAAAtttaaacacaagaaaaatgtgcacaaaaaggACAATGCTTCCTTGACTTGTATCTTAACTTACAGTCCACAATTAAACATGATAGAAAAAATTATTAACAACAATTTAACCATCTTAAAAACAGATCCTATTCTGAGGCAAATACTCAATAAAGGACATAGATTTGTCACCCGAAAAACTGAAACTTTGA ATTTTCAAGAGGAAGAGAAGATTGAGGACTCCAGGTGA